The proteins below come from a single Kryptolebias marmoratus isolate JLee-2015 linkage group LG12, ASM164957v2, whole genome shotgun sequence genomic window:
- the LOC108239302 gene encoding retinoic acid-induced protein 1 — protein sequence MQSFRERSSGYHSNQPCYQQEPHELSRLETYRQHPHHPHPQHPHPGPGPHPGPGPGQSRSGYEAHTLASSASMPPAGGAGIGGGPKDCYGQQNYTGYQGNSGGNGNGNGGSTASQTKKTFRGSKVPPPNPTQHLQSPGGYSNHMGPGSYSAQYMSEGHLQQKWEDPAQLAQYDQEIVGRLEASATPAPSSSQFVDSNMLGHSQTQCHQPSTPNYTSPHHQPHPPNPAPSPLMYPQSHLHYPQHSPSPSSYMEKCSPMPHCYKGYNMPPNSQYARQMSSHSSLKQGAYRSPQNSYGYQQSNPRGYEQQPPLQAMANPQEPHPKYQHYNQPQQNYCLSELPVRSPEQYYQTCSPSSSHSPARSVGRSPSYSSTPSPLMTNPESFQYGQPPMTPGAASSSSSSSAGMQEQASANTMLMPPRSHPSPNIPHATPHSYSTTPQVPTMKERFSEKLLSNPSLWSLNALTSQVENISNNVQQLLLSEALVANKKGGKRSSGGSNSSGGSGASSKKGEEYKSPPYPDGCGNVGGGPIQDPYATPQHQSLPMELHEGGYSSSSDEPLDRGYYYFGQGRSPAQAHNNAQLSLDTASSCSIASPDDMSTRSGDSGLHNLTPDPTRCQMGQGGDGMSTPAKSIGDETSPTSITVPSPMKQERDSPADIQHINQPVKENFEESAWTEKSAEKDKVTTAKTPDSVRDSDTANPTERQEKWSDEEKSPYSKVSTEMAEKSYCYAETTYQDVQGKYDSDARDSVEQSPAALSDSSNKDHFGQEIKSEAFKSESPTASESSVKTLPFTSRGDLEQDQYFTEKEESSENTSPTPEVEVLEDSSSDKRESRDQENEEEGEDEERGKEIIEEEQCDIQKTTTSLSPLSIGEVEEEQKEEEIENQSLTQEHISSSDSQENYSGNVSSKTECQNSMLNTDNDFAGAPGHLNAAAATTAADAFSRESAIGDTAPQSQSATPIFSALNDKTAPPGQIRDHIDHGDAKVLEPDSPQLPGKSILPSAPSWADTPPSPKKGDEDMEPGISCASAVTPLAKPEPVAPSAQPRAFGRKHARGRRRIVHSGVGIQRQLSLEREGEKEEESTNSPTQKTRMPPIKTVLFSDQTNLAHQEPIVSPTPKMSTDAFQSRMCTRSFNAPDMTPKVEPNVKRKPGPKPAPKPGSKPGATPGSKPVAKPRPRPGPKPSIKTVLKPSPKLGTKPGQKPVPSEPEISPKIEITFKQKPGPKPGLKAGPKPISKPGPKPGLKPGPKPVPKPADVLSSTDATPLKASVGRPRGSNSKTKLENQEDASQHFTELQSKGRKSLKVTIPQKNQDVKSTEQHEKQAHPELKVPEKESKNMVLRSRKPSQEKVSKEKEKVAEEEIHTQTLTEIKVSDVTPKAEEVLAVEQNLSPNAVKQTDIPENSPASPALPVQSKESKGKTLPPLKRKCGSDVSITPVKKKRGPKPKSKTAPPQPALHEQVVPTPEDKSARGPKRRRGQPKKASVVESMIKDTPSTISGTNISDVQVVTPQCPTKTKVLPPRKGRGQKYEAMVQKITSPSLKKHLPATQQDSNLSDDVTTKALSEFVLKEGETSTQLSNTETIESIKEGVKQHEGPVKREMSQEREKHEVRQNVSALEGEGVGAEDEVEHKSDTSLETIKTEAKQDVVDDKVCTLMETQLEVGTPVERTQQASESVSTADTKSARTKRKRWAMVESTDASVVALEADSLIITTPRLAKQRAIKNNHEMHLKQRRKKRKGEAPLEKTETVEEPNNETVEKQENFEEKVTATEPTALLPISQDEIIEPPLVVSTELIQKPRRGRKPSVNPSKRKRGKTSTEPIPGKRVKVHKKPGPKPGMKDAIEVIEAVVRAAGCEQAEKEEREKEEMEKRENETVDKEETSIVGPVVTVTEKQTEVISVKRIRRKPAHQYSNSFCPYVRINNSRNFSSWCAIVNKPEDAVVFQRRRKKGILRMRNPFTVAKVVPHAAAMLLGPMLNTNLIGRCLTCCLCGKPANYKDLGDLCGPYYSEESIPRKALTVTHTQSDKTSRDDGSTPEAPGTSSNSEDAEKKGTAEASSQEAGSSRHHHWHYRRPERPERPERLCQEGRPRRLTLRERFRKMKQLRTVGTGDPGDQEGNESKFQRLQMEAEAKEHWAHENCAIWTKGIIMVSGRLYGLKEAANKSAQMSCYKCQIVGASLSCCWRGCSYKYHYVCAKEIGCTFHEDDFSIKCPKHEDL from the exons ATGCAGTCCTTCCGTGAGCGCAGCAGTGGTTACCACAGCAACCAACCCTGCTACCAGCAGGAGCCCCATGAATTATCTCGGCTGGAGACCTACCGGCAACACCCACATCATCCCCACCCCCAGCACCCGCACCCAGGCCCTGGTCCGCATCCCGGCCCGGGTCCAGGGCAGAGCAGGTCGGGCTATGAGGCTCATACCTTGGCAAGCTCGGCTAGCATGCCTCCAGCCGGTGGAGCGGGAATTGGAGGAGGACCCAAAGACTGTTACGGCCAGCAAAACTACACTGGTTACCAAGGAAATAGTGGAGGAAATGGGAATGGAAATGGGGGCTCAACAGCCTCTCAGACAAAAAAGACTTTCAGAGGAAGCAAAGTACCCCCACCGAACCCAACTCAGCACTTGCAGAGTCCTGGGGGCTACAGTAACCACATGGGCCCTGGGTCTTATTCAGCCCAGTATATGAGTGAGGGACACCTCCAGCAGAAGTGGGAGGACCCAGCCCAGTTAGCACAGTATGACCAGGAAATTGTGGGACGTTTGGAGGCTAGTGCCACGCCTGCACCTAGCTCCTCCCAGTTTGTGGACTCAAACATGCTTGGACACTCTCAAACCCAGTGCCACCAGCCTTCAACCCCAAACTATACAAGCCCCCATCACCAGCCCCACCCTCCTAACCCTGCCCCCTCACCTCTCATGTATCCCCAGAGCCACTTACACTACCCCCAGCACTCCCCCTCTCCATCATCATATATGGAAAAGTGCAGTCCTATGCCCCATTGTTATAAAGGTTATAACATGCCTCCAAATTCTCAGTATGCCAGGCAGATGAGTAGCCACAGCAGTTTGAAGCAGGGGGCCTATAGGTCTCCTCAAAACAGTTACGGGTACCAGCAGTCAAATCCAAGAGGGTATGAGCAACAGCCCCCTTTACAGGCAATGGCCAATCCCCAAGAACCCCACCCTAAATATCAACACTACAACCAACCCCAACAAAACTACTGTCTCTCAGAGCTGCCTGTCAGATCTCCAGAACAATATTATCAAACTTGTAGCCCCTCCTCAAGCCACTCCCCTGCACGCTCTGTAGGGCGCTCCCCCTCGTATAGTTCCACCCCTTCACCTCTAATGACTAATCCTGAGTCATTCCAGTATGGCCAGCCACCCATGACGCCTGGGGCagcctcctcttcttcatcctcttcagcTGGGATGCAAGAACAAGCCAGTGCCAACACAATGTTGATGCCCCCACGGTCACACCCTTCACCCAACATTCCCCACGCAACCCCTCACAGCTACTCAACGACACCACAAGTACCCACCATGAAAGAACGATTCTCAGAGAAGCTGCTGTCAAACCCCAGCTTGTGGAGTCTGAATGCGCTCACCTCTCAAGTGGAAAACATCTCCAATAATGTCCAGCAACTGCTGCTTTCAGAGGCGTTAGTTGCAAACAAGAAAGGCGGTAAGCGGAGCAGCGGTGGGAGCAACAGCAGTGGTGGAAGTGGAGCATCCTCCAAAAAGGGAGAAGAATACAAAAGTCCTCCATATCCAGATGGTTGTGGTAATGTAGGTGGGGGGCCCATACAAGACCCTTACGCTACCCCACAGCACCAGTCTCTGCCCATGGAACTCCATGAGGGTGGTTACTCTAGCAGTAGtgatgaaccactagacagggGGTACTATTACTTTGGCCAGGGCAGAAGTCCGGCCCAGGCTCATAACAATGCACAACTTAGTCTGGACACAGCCTCCTCTTGCTCCATTGCATCTCCAGATGATATGTCCACCAGGTCTGGGGACTCAGGTCTGCACAACCTTACCCCTGATCCTACTAGATGTCAGATGGGGCAGGGGGGGGATGGCATGAGTACTCCAGCGAAGAGCATTGGTGACGAAACATCTCCAACAAGCATTACAGTTCCAAGTCCTATGAAGCAAGAAAGAGATTCTCCTGCAGATATACAACATATCAATCAGCCTGTTAAAGAAAATTTTGAAGAGTCAGCGTGGAcagaaaaatcagctgaaaaggACAAGGTAACAACTGCAAAAACTCCTGACTCTGTGAGAGATTCAGACACAGCTAACCCTACAGAAAGGCAGGAGAAATGGTCAGATGAAGAAAAATCTCCTTACAGTAAAGTAAGCACAGAGATGGCAGAAAAAAGCTATTGCTATGCGGAAACAACATATCAAGACGTTCAGGGTAAATATGACTCTGATGCGAGAGATTCTGTTGAACAGTCCCCAGCAGCTCTCTCCGATTCTAGCAACAAAGACCACTTTGGTCAAGAGATAAAATCAGAGGCATTCAAATCAGAATCTCCAACTGCATCTGAGAGCTCTGTAAAAACGTTGCCTTTCACTTCAAGGGGAGACCTTGAGCAGGATCAATATTTCACAGAGAAAGAGGAGAGCTCAGAGAACACCTCTCCAACCCCCGAAGTTGAAGTCTTGGAAGACAGTAGTTCAGACAAAAGAGAGAGCAGAGATCAGGAGAATGAGGAAGAGGGCGAAGACgaggaaagaggaaaagagatcattgaggaggagcagtgtgatatacaaaaaacaacaacttctcTTTCCCCTCTTTCTATTGGTGAGGTtgaagaggaacaaaaagaagaggagatagAAAACCAGTCATTGACTCAAGAGCACATAAGTAGTAGCGATAGCCAAGAGAATTATTCAGGAAATGTCAGCAGCAAGACAGAGTGTCAGAACTCTATGCTCAATACTGACAACGACTTTGCGGGGGCACCTGGACATCTAAATGCTGCAGCAGCAACTACAGCTGCAGATGCCTTTTCTAGGGAGTCTGCCATTGGTGACACAGCCCCTCAGTCTCAGTCTGCTACACCAATCTTCTCTGCTCTCAATGACAAGACAGCACCGCCAGGTCAGATTAGGGATCATATTGATCATGGCGATGCTAAAGTGCTAGAACCAGACTCTCCTCAGCTGCCAGGAAAGTCAATACTCCCCTCAGCCCCATCCTGGGCAGATACTCCACCTTCTCCCAAAAAAGGTGATGAGGATATGGAACCAGGCATCAGCTGTGCCAGTGCTGTGACCCCACTGGCCAAACCAGAGCCTGTGGCCCCATCTGCTCAGCCAAGGGCATTTGGACGTAAGCATGCCAGGGGTAGAAGGAGAATAGTGCATTCAGGTGTAGGAATACAACGGCAGCTAAGCTtggaaagagaaggagaaaaggaggaggaaagcaCAAACTCTCCTACACAAAAAACACGCATGCCACCaatcaaaactgttttattctcaGATCAAACAAACTTAGCACATCAGGAACCTATTGTGAGCCCGACTCCCAAAATGTCGACAGATGCTTTTCAATCAAGAATGTGCACCCGATCATTCAATGCACCAGATATGACACCCAAAGTTGAACCTaatgtgaaaagaaaaccaGGTCCAAAACCAGCTCCTAAGCCTGGGTCAAAACCTGGTGCAACACCTGGATCAAAACCTGTAGCAAAACCAAGGCCAAGACCAGGACCTAAACCTAGCATAAAGACTGTTTTAAAACCAAGTCCAAAACTTGGGACAAAACCAGGACAAAAACCAGTGCCAAGTGAGCCAGAAATCTCCCCCAAAATTGAAattacttttaaacaaaagccaGGACCCAAACCAGGCTTAAAAGCTGGACCAAAACCCATATCAAAACCTGGTCCAAAACCAGGCCTAAAACCAGGTCCTAAGCCTGTACCTAAACCTGCAGATGTTTTGTCCTCAACGGATGCTACACCCCTCAAGGCCTCAGTGGGTCGCCCTAGAGGTTCAAATTCCAAAACTAAGTTAGAAAACCAAGAAGACGCAAGTCAACATTTCACAGAACTGCAAAGCAAAGGCAGGAAGAGCCTAAAAGTTACAATACCCCAAAAGAACCAGGATGTAAAGTCAACAgaacaacatgaaaaacaagcaCACCCAGAATTAAAGGTACCCGAAAAAGAAAGTAAGAACATGGTCTTGAGATCCAGGAAGCCCTCACAAGAAAAGGTATctaaagagaaagagaaagtcGCTGAAGAGGAAATTCATACCCAGACACTTACAGAAATTAAAGTCAGTGATGTTACGCCAAAAGCAGAAGAGGTTTTAGCTGTGGAGCAAAATCTTAGCCCCAATGCAGTCAAACAAACTGATATTCCTGAAAACTCACCTGCATCACCTGCACTGCCAGTCCAGTCAAAAGAATCTAAGGGTAAAACACTCCCTCCACTAAAGAGGAAATGTGGCTCAGACGTTTCAATAACACCAGTAAAGAAAAAGAGGGGTCCAAagccaaaatcaaaaacagcacCACCTCAGCCTGCCTTGCACGAACAGGTTGTCCCCACACCTGAAGATAAGAGTGCCCGAGGTcccaaaagaagaagaggacaacCCAAGAAAGCTTCTGTGGTCGAGTCCATGATCAAAGACACTCCTTCAACTATCAGTGGAACTAACATCAGCGATGTGCAAGTGGTGACCCCTCAGTGCCCCACCAAAACAAAAGTTCTCCCGCCTCGCAAAGGCAGAGGGCAGAAATATGAGGCCATGGTACAGAAGATTACATCTCCTAGCCTGAAGAAACACCTCCCAGCTACTCAACAGGACAGCAATCTAAGTGACGATGTGACAACTAAGGCTTTGTCTGAATTTGTGTTAAAGGAAGGTGAGACTTCTACACAATTAAGCAACACTGAGACAATAGAGTCAATAAAAGAAGGAGTGAAACAGCATGAGGGGCCAGTCAAAAGAGAGATGTCGCAAGAAAGGGAAAAGCACGAGGTGAGGCAAAATGTGTCAGCACTGGAGGGGGAAGGAGTGGGGGCAGAAGATGAGGTTGAACATAAGAGTGATACAAGTCTGGAAACTATTAAAACAGAAGCCAAGCAGGATGTTGTAGATGACAAGGTTTGTACTTTAATGGAGACACAATTAGAAGTTGGGACTCCAGTTGAGAGGACACAACAGGCATCAGAGAGTGTATCGACTGCTGACACCAAGTCTGCCAGAACTAAAAGAAAGAGATGGGCAATGGTGGAGAGTACAGATGCCTCAGTAGTAGCCTTAGAAGCAGATAGTCTAATAATTACAACACCAAGGCTTGCCAAACAGAGGGCCATTAAAAATAACCATGAAATGCACCTAAAACAGAGacggaagaaaagaaaaggcgAGGCCCCTTTAGAGAAAACGGAGACCGTGGAAGAGCCAAACAATGAAACAgtagaaaagcaggaaaatttTGAAGAAAAGGTGACGGCCACAGAGCCCACAGCACTGCTGCCAATTAGCCAGGATGAGATCATAGAACCCCCCCTGGTTGTCAGTACAGAGCTCATTCAAAAACCTCGAAGAGGCCGAAAACCATCAGTAAACCCAAGCAAAAGGAAAAGAGGTAAAACCTCAACAGAGCCGATTCCCGGCAAGCGAGTCAAGGTCCACAAAAAGCCTGGGCCCAAACCTGGGATGAAAGATGCCATTGAGGTAATTGAGGCAGTTGTAAGGGCAGCTGGATGTGAACAGGCCgaaaaagaggagagagaaaaagaggaaatggaaaaaagggaaaatgagaCTGTAGATAAAGAGGAGACATCCATCGTGGGTCCTGTAGTGactgttacagaaaaacaaaccgaggtcatttctgttaaaagaaTCAGACGCAAACCAGCCCATCAATATTCAAATTCTTTTTGTCCCTATGTACGGATTAACAACTCCAGAAACTTTTCCTCTTGGTGTGCCATAGTCAACAAACCTGAGGATGCTGTGGTATTTCAGAGACGCAGAAAAAAGGGCATACTCAGAATGAGGAACCCTTTCACAGTGGCAAAGGTGGTGCCACACGCTGCTGCCATGCTGCTGGGACCCATGCTAAACACCAATCTAATTGGTAGGTGTCTTACATGTTGCCTGTGTGGAAAACCAGCTAATTATAAAGACCTGGGTGATTTGTGCGGACCCTACTACTCAGAGGAGAGCATTCCACGGAAAGCTTtgactgtcacacacacacagtcggACAAGACCAGCAGAGATGATGGAAGCACGCCTGAAGCGCCAGGCACCTCGTCAAATAGCGAAGACGCAGAAAAGAAGGGGACTGCAGAAGCTTCCTCTCAGGAGGCAGGCAGCAGCAGGCACCACCACTGGCACTACCGACGGCCAGAAAGGCCAGAAAGGCCAGAAAGGCTGTGTCAGGAGGGTCGTCCACGAAGATTAACTCTTAGAGAGCGGTTCAGAAAAATGAAGCAGCTCCGGACAGTCGGCACAGGAGACCCAGGGGACCAAGAGGGCAATGAAAGCAAGTTCCAAAGGCTACAAATGGAGGCAGAGGCTAAGGAACACTGGGCTCATGAAAATTGTGCCATCTGGACCAAGGGAATAATTATGGTATCTGGGAGGCTGTATGGACTGAAGGAGGCTGCCAACAAGTCAGCCCAAATG AGCTGCTACAAGTGCCAGATTGTGGGGGCGTCCCTCAGCTGCTGTTGGAGAGGCTGCTCTTATAAATACCACTATGTCTGCGCCAAAGAGATAG GCTGCACATTCCATGAGGATGATTTTTCCATCAAATGTCCAAAACATGAG GATCTGTAA